One segment of Yersinia kristensenii DNA contains the following:
- the lolA gene encoding outer membrane lipoprotein chaperone LolA: MKKLLVACCLLSGLISAHALADASSDLQGRLSKVNSFHANFSQKVTSSEGTAIQEGEGELWVKRPNLFNWHMTSPDESVLISDGETLWFYNPFVEQATATWLKNATGNTPFMLITRNNPDDWKQYNVKQKGDDFELTPKSASGNLKQFAITVTPTGTIKSFTAVEQDGQRSAYTLKGQQNSSADASKFKFTLPKGVTLDDQRQ, encoded by the coding sequence ATGAAAAAACTGCTTGTTGCTTGCTGTCTTTTATCGGGTTTAATTTCAGCTCACGCGCTGGCAGATGCCAGTTCCGACTTACAAGGTCGCCTGAGCAAGGTAAATAGTTTCCACGCTAACTTCTCGCAAAAAGTGACCAGCTCAGAAGGGACTGCGATACAAGAGGGTGAGGGGGAGTTGTGGGTGAAACGGCCAAATCTATTTAACTGGCATATGACATCCCCTGACGAGAGTGTCTTGATTTCTGATGGCGAAACGCTGTGGTTCTATAACCCGTTTGTTGAACAGGCCACAGCGACCTGGTTGAAAAATGCTACAGGTAACACTCCATTTATGCTGATTACCCGCAACAATCCGGATGACTGGAAACAGTATAATGTGAAGCAAAAAGGCGATGATTTTGAACTGACGCCAAAGAGCGCCAGTGGCAATTTGAAGCAATTTGCTATCACAGTGACGCCAACGGGCACTATCAAAAGCTTTACTGCGGTTGAGCAAGATGGGCAGCGCAGCGCTTATACGCTGAAAGGTCAGCAAAATAGCTCTGCGGATGCCAGTAAATTTAAATTTACCCTACCAAAAGGCGTGACGCTGGACGACCAGCGGCAGTGA
- a CDS encoding replication-associated recombination protein A: MSNMSLDFSQNEFQPLAARMRPLTLEQYIGQQHLLAPGKPLPRAIVAGQLHSMILWGPPGTGKTTLAEIIGRYGQADVERISAVTSGIKEIREAIERARQNRDAGRRTILFVDEVHRFNKSQQDAFLPHIEDGTITFIGATTENPSFELNSALLSRARVYLLKALTAADIEKVIEQAMSDSSRGYGGQNIKLPDETRRMMSELVGGDARRALNSLEMMADMAEIDANGVRVLTPDLLKEVSGERSARFDNKGDRYYDLISAVHKSIRGSAPDAALYWYARIITAGGDPLYVARRLLAIASEDIGNADPRAMQVAISAWDCFTRVGPAEGERAIAQAIVYLACAPKSNAVYTAFKAAMQDARDKPDFDVPEHLRNAPTKLMKEMGLGAEYRYAHDEQHAYAAGENYFPPEMAATRYYLPSSRGLEGKIGEKLAWLAEQDQNSPIKRYR, from the coding sequence GTGAGTAATATGTCCCTCGATTTTTCCCAGAATGAGTTTCAACCATTGGCTGCGCGGATGCGGCCTTTGACGTTGGAGCAGTATATTGGTCAGCAACATTTGCTGGCTCCGGGTAAACCGTTACCACGGGCAATCGTTGCTGGACAATTACACTCAATGATCCTTTGGGGGCCACCGGGAACCGGCAAAACCACCCTAGCCGAAATTATTGGTCGCTATGGACAGGCAGATGTCGAACGTATTTCTGCGGTGACTTCCGGCATTAAAGAGATTCGCGAAGCTATTGAGCGCGCGCGGCAAAACCGTGATGCGGGTCGGCGGACAATTTTATTTGTCGATGAAGTCCATCGCTTCAATAAAAGTCAGCAAGATGCATTTTTACCCCATATTGAAGATGGCACTATCACTTTCATTGGCGCCACAACAGAAAACCCGTCATTTGAACTGAATTCGGCGTTGCTCTCTAGAGCTCGGGTCTATTTGCTGAAAGCTCTCACCGCTGCCGATATTGAAAAAGTTATTGAGCAAGCAATGTCAGACAGCAGCCGGGGCTATGGTGGGCAGAATATAAAACTGCCAGATGAAACTCGCCGTATGATGTCTGAATTGGTGGGAGGCGATGCGCGCAGGGCCCTGAACAGCCTTGAAATGATGGCAGATATGGCAGAAATAGATGCCAATGGGGTGCGGGTATTGACCCCAGACCTACTGAAAGAAGTGTCTGGCGAACGTAGTGCGCGCTTTGATAATAAAGGCGATCGTTATTATGACCTTATCTCGGCAGTCCATAAGTCTATTCGTGGGTCCGCACCAGATGCCGCTTTGTATTGGTATGCGCGAATTATTACGGCGGGCGGCGATCCGCTCTATGTGGCCCGGCGTTTATTAGCCATTGCATCAGAAGATATCGGTAATGCCGATCCTCGCGCGATGCAAGTGGCTATATCAGCGTGGGACTGTTTTACCCGTGTTGGTCCGGCGGAAGGTGAGCGAGCCATTGCTCAGGCAATTGTTTATCTGGCTTGTGCGCCGAAAAGTAATGCAGTTTACACGGCGTTTAAAGCAGCCATGCAGGATGCGCGTGATAAACCTGATTTTGATGTGCCGGAACATCTGCGCAATGCGCCAACCAAACTCATGAAAGAAATGGGGCTAGGGGCTGAATACCGTTATGCCCATGATGAACAACATGCTTATGCTGCTGGTGAGAACTATTTCCCGCCAGAAATGGCCGCAACTCGCTACTATTTACCGTCATCCCGAGGTCTGGAAGGCAAAATTGGTGAAAAGCTGGCATGGCTGGCTGAGCAGGATCAAAATAGCCCGATAAAACGCTACCGCTAG
- the lrp gene encoding leucine-responsive transcriptional regulator Lrp, producing MIDNKKRPGKELDRIDRNILNELQKDGRISNVELSKRVGLSPTPCLERVRRLERQGFIHGYTALLNPQYLDASLLVIVEITLNRGAPDVFEQFNAAVKNLEEIQECHLVSGDFDYLLKTRVPDMSAYRTLLGETLLRLPGVNDTRTYVVMEEVKQSNRLVIKTR from the coding sequence ATGATAGATAATAAAAAACGCCCGGGGAAAGAGCTCGATCGTATAGATCGTAACATCCTGAATGAATTACAAAAGGATGGGCGTATTTCTAACGTTGAGCTTTCAAAACGAGTAGGGTTATCCCCAACACCATGTCTGGAACGGGTTCGCCGCTTAGAGCGTCAGGGCTTCATTCATGGCTATACCGCACTGCTTAATCCACAATATTTGGATGCATCACTGCTGGTTATTGTTGAGATTACTCTGAATCGTGGCGCTCCGGATGTGTTTGAGCAATTTAATGCCGCTGTAAAAAATCTTGAGGAAATTCAAGAGTGTCACCTGGTTTCCGGTGATTTCGACTATTTGTTGAAAACTCGTGTACCTGACATGTCTGCTTACCGTACATTACTCGGTGAGACCTTGCTTCGCCTACCGGGAGTCAACGACACCCGCACTTATGTGGTCATGGAAGAAGTGAAGCAGAGTAACCGCCTTGTTATTAAAACGCGGTAA
- a CDS encoding DNA translocase FtsK — protein MSQEYTEDKEVTLKKLSSGRRLLEAVLIVVTILAAFLMAALLSFNPSDPSWSQTSWHEPIHNLGGSVGAWMADTLFFTFGVLAYAIPAIMVMLCWAAFRQRDASEHVDYFALSLRLIGTLALILTSCGLAALNIDDLYYFASGGVIGSLFSNAMLPWFNGVGATLTLLCIWAVGLTLFTGWSWLVIAEKIGGVVLGSLTFMTNRSRREEHYDDEDYHIDEAMTADQDKGVTPNKSVAGVTAATALAANSAHADDDDVLFSAPSVTDAPVSPTLDRATLTSEVPTETEENDEALNNHDPLLSTLRATNNDEQSGLSPAGPSSEPVISHSTAPMADNMAAIPPLYSFEIPQEATSPAPTRVAPPVERPEPQLGSWDKPATPASHSPFDFSAAQRHSDQIESTPYMNPGIGTDSDGLAPMGSPSRPASTVGIVAASVATATFMPAFTATSDSSSQVKQGIGPELPRPNPVRIPTRRELASYGIKLPSQRMAEQEQREQEAQAPQVTETLFTAAVASEDDDALQQAILRKAFADQQSERYGQSADEGVNTFSAAEPEDEQALQEAALRQAFAAQQQHRYGSSGDENHDASEYKDAVVEETQPVDTRSAFTFSPVADLVDESPREPLFTLSPYVDEAAQSTTVQSTSAIMQSTSAPEQTSAYQPSQANQAYSGQSIPAQPTVPVQPQPVPPAQPTPAMDSLIHPFLMRNDQPLVKPTTPLPTLDLLSSPPEEEEPVDMFALEQTARLVEARLGDYRVKAEVVGISPGPVITRFELDLAPGVKASRISNLSRDLARSLSAIAVRVVEVIPGKPYVGLELPNKHRQTVYLREVLDCAKFRDNPSPLAIVLGKDIAGQPVVADLAKMPHLLVAGTTGSGKSVGVNAMILSILYKATPEDVRFIMIDPKMLELSVYEGIPHLLTEVVTDMKDAANALRWCVGEMERRYKLMSALGVRNLAGYNERVAQAEAMGRPIPDPFWKPSDSMDISPPMLVKLPYIVVMVDEFADLMMTVGKKVEELIARLAQKARAAGIHLVLATQRPSVDVITGLIKANIPTRIAFTVSSKIDSRTILDQGGAESLLGMGDMLYMAPNSSIPVRVHGAFVRDQEVHAVVNDWKARGRPQYIESILSGSEEGEGGSLGLDSDEELDPLFDQAVNFVLEKRRASISGVQRQFRIGYNRAARIIEQMEAQQIVSTPGHNGNREVLAPPPHE, from the coding sequence TTGAGCCAGGAATATACAGAAGATAAAGAAGTTACTTTGAAAAAACTCAGCAGTGGGCGCCGTTTGCTTGAGGCTGTTTTGATTGTGGTAACGATTTTGGCAGCCTTCCTAATGGCCGCGCTGCTCAGTTTCAACCCTTCAGACCCGAGTTGGTCGCAAACCTCATGGCATGAGCCGATCCATAATCTTGGTGGAAGTGTGGGCGCTTGGATGGCCGACACATTGTTCTTCACTTTCGGCGTCTTGGCTTATGCAATTCCTGCCATCATGGTGATGTTGTGCTGGGCAGCATTTCGTCAGCGTGATGCCAGTGAGCATGTCGATTATTTTGCACTCTCGCTGCGATTGATCGGCACATTAGCCCTAATTTTAACGTCATGTGGTTTAGCTGCATTAAATATTGATGATCTTTACTATTTCGCCTCTGGCGGAGTGATCGGCAGTCTCTTTAGTAATGCCATGTTGCCATGGTTTAACGGCGTGGGGGCAACCCTGACATTGCTCTGTATCTGGGCTGTTGGCCTGACGCTCTTTACCGGTTGGTCATGGTTGGTTATTGCTGAAAAAATTGGTGGGGTAGTCTTAGGCTCGTTGACATTTATGACTAATCGTTCACGTCGAGAAGAACATTATGACGATGAAGATTACCACATTGATGAGGCGATGACTGCTGACCAAGACAAAGGTGTGACGCCGAATAAATCAGTTGCAGGCGTAACCGCGGCTACGGCGCTGGCGGCAAACTCTGCCCATGCTGATGACGATGACGTATTGTTCTCGGCACCATCTGTAACAGACGCGCCTGTCAGCCCGACATTGGATAGGGCAACACTGACTAGCGAAGTACCAACTGAAACTGAAGAGAACGATGAAGCATTAAATAACCATGACCCATTATTGAGTACATTACGTGCAACAAATAATGATGAGCAGTCTGGATTATCTCCTGCGGGTCCTTCGTCCGAACCTGTTATCAGTCACAGTACAGCACCGATGGCAGATAATATGGCCGCAATACCGCCGCTCTATTCTTTTGAAATTCCACAAGAAGCGACGTCTCCTGCGCCAACACGTGTAGCACCTCCGGTTGAAAGGCCTGAGCCTCAACTGGGTTCATGGGATAAACCAGCAACACCCGCTAGCCATTCTCCCTTTGATTTTTCAGCGGCGCAGCGTCATAGCGATCAGATAGAAAGTACGCCTTATATGAACCCTGGAATAGGCACAGATAGTGATGGTCTGGCCCCTATGGGTTCGCCAAGTCGCCCTGCGTCTACGGTCGGAATAGTGGCAGCCAGTGTCGCCACAGCCACGTTTATGCCCGCATTTACCGCTACCAGTGATAGCAGTTCGCAGGTTAAACAAGGTATTGGCCCTGAATTACCCCGGCCTAATCCTGTTCGAATCCCGACACGGCGTGAGCTTGCTTCCTACGGTATTAAACTACCGTCTCAGCGTATGGCAGAGCAGGAACAGCGAGAGCAAGAAGCACAAGCACCTCAAGTTACTGAAACGTTATTTACAGCGGCGGTTGCGTCTGAAGATGATGATGCATTACAGCAGGCAATCTTGCGTAAAGCTTTTGCTGACCAACAATCAGAGCGTTACGGGCAATCAGCCGATGAGGGAGTGAATACTTTCTCCGCAGCAGAGCCAGAAGATGAACAAGCTTTGCAAGAGGCGGCATTGCGACAAGCCTTTGCAGCGCAACAGCAACATCGTTATGGTTCTTCGGGTGATGAAAATCATGATGCTAGCGAATATAAAGATGCCGTTGTTGAAGAAACGCAACCCGTAGATACCCGGAGCGCCTTTACGTTCTCACCGGTTGCCGATCTGGTCGATGAAAGCCCACGTGAGCCTCTGTTCACGTTGTCGCCGTATGTTGACGAAGCTGCACAATCAACAACGGTGCAAAGTACTTCGGCAATTATGCAAAGTACTTCAGCACCTGAGCAGACTTCGGCTTATCAGCCATCACAAGCAAATCAAGCGTATTCAGGTCAATCAATACCAGCACAGCCGACGGTACCAGTACAGCCACAGCCAGTGCCACCAGCGCAGCCAACTCCGGCTATGGACAGTTTGATTCACCCCTTCCTGATGCGTAATGATCAGCCTTTGGTCAAACCGACAACACCATTGCCAACATTGGATCTCCTTTCTTCTCCGCCAGAGGAAGAGGAACCGGTTGATATGTTTGCTTTGGAGCAAACTGCTCGCTTGGTCGAAGCGCGGTTAGGTGATTATCGGGTGAAAGCAGAGGTGGTGGGCATTTCTCCGGGGCCGGTCATTACCCGCTTTGAGCTTGATTTAGCGCCGGGAGTCAAAGCTTCGCGCATTTCTAATCTTTCTCGCGATTTGGCTCGATCTCTTTCGGCTATTGCTGTGCGTGTGGTGGAAGTGATTCCAGGCAAACCTTATGTCGGGCTTGAACTGCCAAATAAACATCGTCAGACGGTTTATCTACGCGAAGTCCTCGATTGCGCCAAATTCCGCGATAATCCGTCGCCATTAGCTATCGTGCTAGGTAAGGATATTGCTGGTCAACCAGTTGTGGCCGATCTCGCTAAAATGCCCCACTTACTGGTGGCGGGTACCACTGGTTCAGGTAAATCGGTGGGCGTTAACGCCATGATCCTCAGCATCTTGTATAAAGCCACACCAGAAGATGTGCGCTTTATCATGATTGACCCGAAAATGCTGGAGTTGTCAGTGTATGAAGGCATTCCTCATCTGTTAACCGAAGTGGTTACTGATATGAAGGATGCGGCGAATGCATTGCGTTGGTGTGTCGGCGAAATGGAACGGCGCTATAAGCTGATGTCTGCATTGGGTGTGCGTAACCTTGCGGGATATAACGAACGAGTTGCTCAAGCTGAAGCTATGGGGCGTCCAATCCCCGATCCATTCTGGAAACCCTCTGATAGTATGGATATCTCACCGCCAATGTTGGTGAAATTGCCTTATATCGTGGTGATGGTGGATGAGTTTGCTGATCTGATGATGACAGTGGGCAAGAAAGTTGAGGAATTAATTGCTCGTTTGGCGCAAAAAGCCCGAGCTGCTGGGATTCATTTAGTCCTCGCAACTCAGCGCCCGTCGGTGGATGTGATTACTGGCCTCATTAAAGCCAATATCCCGACCCGCATCGCATTTACGGTTTCTAGCAAGATAGATTCGCGAACTATCCTTGATCAGGGCGGCGCAGAATCGCTACTGGGTATGGGGGATATGCTGTATATGGCACCTAACTCCTCAATTCCGGTACGTGTTCACGGCGCTTTTGTCCGAGATCAGGAAGTGCATGCCGTGGTTAATGATTGGAAAGCTCGCGGTCGTCCTCAATATATTGAGAGTATTCTCAGTGGTAGTGAGGAAGGTGAGGGCGGTAGCCTTGGTTTGGATAGCGACGAAGAATTGGACCCACTGTTTGATCAGGCAGTGAACTTTGTTCTGGAGAAACGCCGTGCGTCTATCTCCGGTGTGCAGCGTCAATTCCGTATCGGCTATAACCGTGCCGCACGGATTATTGAGCAGATGGAAGCTCAGCAGATTGTCAGTACACCGGGCCATAATGGTAATCGTGAGGTCTTGGCTCCGCCGCCACATGAATAG
- a CDS encoding MFS transporter encodes MSVYSRPVLLLLCGLLLFTISIAVLNTLVPLWLSHQQLPTWQVGMVSSSYFSGNLVGTLIAGRFIQQLGFNRSYHYSCILFALATCGLMLSVDFWSWLGWRFFAGVACALIWVIVESALLRSGTVTNRGQLLAAYMMIYYLGTVTGQLLLGVVSTQLLNVIPWVSTLVITAMLPLLFAHFSHTGSSELPHIAVWPMLKRRSARLGINGCIISGVLLGSLYGLLPLYLSHQGMSDASVGWWMALLVSSGIIGQWPIGKMADRYGRLLVLRIQVFVVILGSVAVLGNYALAPALFILGCAGFTLYPVAMAWACEKASADELVAMNQALLMSYTIGSLTGPTMTSLLMQRYSDNLLFIMIAGVALVYLMMLLRKPDQQKTPYAAV; translated from the coding sequence ATGTCCGTATATTCTCGCCCGGTGCTGCTTTTGCTCTGTGGGCTTTTGCTGTTTACGATTTCTATCGCGGTTTTGAATACATTAGTTCCCTTATGGTTATCCCATCAACAATTGCCGACCTGGCAAGTGGGGATGGTTAGCTCGTCATATTTTAGCGGGAACCTAGTTGGGACATTGATTGCCGGGCGGTTTATCCAGCAATTGGGCTTTAATCGCAGTTACCATTACTCCTGCATTTTATTCGCGCTGGCGACTTGTGGGTTGATGCTGTCGGTTGATTTTTGGAGCTGGCTGGGGTGGCGCTTTTTTGCCGGTGTGGCGTGTGCATTAATTTGGGTCATAGTCGAAAGTGCGCTACTGCGTAGTGGTACGGTAACCAACCGTGGCCAACTACTGGCGGCTTACATGATGATCTACTATCTGGGTACCGTCACTGGGCAATTACTCTTGGGCGTAGTCTCGACTCAACTGCTCAATGTTATTCCGTGGGTCAGTACGTTGGTCATTACTGCCATGCTACCGTTGCTATTTGCGCATTTCTCGCATACAGGAAGCAGTGAGTTACCCCATATTGCCGTTTGGCCGATGTTAAAGCGCCGTAGCGCGCGTTTGGGGATTAATGGCTGCATTATCTCCGGTGTATTATTAGGTTCGCTCTATGGGTTGCTGCCGTTGTATTTATCCCATCAAGGAATGAGTGATGCCAGTGTTGGGTGGTGGATGGCACTGCTGGTCAGTTCAGGAATTATTGGCCAGTGGCCAATAGGTAAAATGGCTGACCGCTATGGCCGTTTGCTGGTGCTGCGCATTCAGGTGTTTGTTGTGATTCTCGGCAGTGTGGCAGTTTTGGGTAACTATGCGCTGGCACCGGCATTGTTTATTTTGGGATGTGCCGGCTTTACCCTTTATCCCGTTGCTATGGCGTGGGCATGTGAAAAAGCCAGTGCTGATGAATTGGTTGCAATGAATCAGGCGCTCCTGATGAGCTATACCATTGGTAGCCTGACGGGCCCAACTATGACGTCATTACTGATGCAGCGCTATTCAGACAATCTATTGTTCATCATGATTGCCGGGGTGGCTTTAGTGTATTTAATGATGTTACTACGCAAACCCGATCAACAAAAAACACCTTACGCAGCGGTATAA
- the serS gene encoding serine--tRNA ligase: protein MLDPNMLRNELDAVAERLARRGFKLDVEMLRQQEERRKVLQVETESLQAERNSRSKLIGAAKARGEDIEPLRLEVNVLGEKLDAAKAELDKLQNEIRDLALSIPNLPDDSVPVGKDENDNLEVSRWGEPRKYDFEVRDHVSLGEMAGGLDFAAAVKLTGARFVVMKGQIARMHRALAQFMLDLHTEKHGYLETYVPYLVNHATLYGTGQLPKFGGDLFHTKPLEEESDSSTYALIPTAEVPVTNLVRDEILEEESLPLKMTAHTPCFRSEAGSYGRDTRGLIRMHQFDKVEMVQITRPEDSMAALEELTGHAEKVLQLLELPYRKVLLCTGDMGFGSSKTYDLEVWLPAQDTYREISSCSNMWDFQARRMQARCRNKTDRKTRLVHTLNGSGLAVGRTLVAVLENYQQADGRIQVPEVLRPYMGGLEFIG from the coding sequence ATGCTCGATCCCAATATGCTGCGCAATGAGCTAGACGCAGTCGCCGAAAGACTGGCTCGCAGAGGTTTTAAACTTGATGTTGAGATGTTGCGCCAACAAGAAGAGCGCCGCAAAGTTTTACAGGTTGAAACAGAAAGTCTGCAAGCAGAACGTAACTCCCGATCGAAATTGATTGGTGCGGCCAAGGCGCGTGGCGAAGATATTGAACCATTACGCTTGGAAGTTAATGTTTTGGGTGAAAAGCTGGATGCAGCGAAGGCCGAGCTGGACAAGTTGCAAAACGAAATCCGCGATCTGGCATTGTCCATTCCTAACCTGCCGGATGATTCTGTCCCAGTGGGTAAAGACGAAAACGATAATCTTGAAGTCAGCCGTTGGGGTGAACCTCGCAAGTATGACTTTGAGGTAAGAGATCACGTTTCTCTCGGCGAAATGGCCGGTGGGCTTGATTTTGCCGCCGCAGTGAAACTGACTGGCGCGCGTTTTGTGGTGATGAAAGGGCAAATCGCCCGGATGCACCGCGCATTAGCACAGTTCATGCTCGATCTGCACACAGAAAAACACGGTTACTTGGAAACCTATGTTCCTTATCTGGTTAACCATGCGACCCTCTATGGTACTGGCCAGTTGCCTAAGTTTGGTGGTGATCTTTTCCATACCAAACCATTGGAAGAAGAATCTGACAGCAGCACCTATGCATTGATTCCGACGGCGGAAGTGCCAGTGACCAACCTGGTACGTGATGAGATTCTGGAAGAAGAGTCTCTGCCATTGAAAATGACGGCACATACACCTTGTTTCCGTTCTGAAGCCGGTTCCTATGGGCGAGATACCCGTGGTTTGATCCGTATGCATCAGTTCGACAAAGTTGAGATGGTGCAGATAACTCGCCCGGAAGATTCTATGGCGGCGTTGGAAGAGCTAACCGGTCATGCAGAGAAAGTGCTGCAATTACTGGAGTTACCTTACCGTAAAGTGCTGTTATGTACTGGCGATATGGGTTTTGGCTCCAGCAAAACTTACGACTTGGAAGTGTGGCTGCCAGCGCAGGATACTTATCGTGAAATCTCCTCATGTTCCAATATGTGGGATTTCCAGGCGCGCCGCATGCAAGCACGTTGCCGTAACAAAACTGACAGAAAAACCCGTCTGGTTCATACTCTGAATGGTTCTGGTCTGGCAGTTGGGCGTACCTTGGTTGCCGTGCTGGAAAACTACCAGCAGGCTGATGGCCGTATTCAGGTGCCCGAAGTTTTACGCCCGTACATGGGCGGTTTAGAATTTATTGGCTAA